The sequence AGCACGCGCGCGCCCACGAAGGCGCCGTCCGGATCCACCGACAGCGAGGGCGAAACACCCAGGTCCGCGAACGCGTTGTCCAGCGCTACCGTGTCGCGCTTGCCCGCGCCCTCCAGCAGCATGCGGTAGGACAGGTCCGCGATGCCCAGCTTCGCGGCGGGCTCCTGCGACACGCCCGAGGCGAAGGCGATGCCCGCGAACACCAGCGGCAATTCCTTGCGCGTGCTGACGATGACGGTGAGGCCGTTGTCCAGCTTCGCCTGCTCGAACGTGGGCAGCACCAGCTCCGGAGACGGGCCCGGCTTGGGCGGCTGGGCGCGGAAGGCCTCCGCGTCCTGCGCCGGTGTCTGGGGTTGCGGCTGCGCGGCGGGAGCCGTCTCGGCGGGAGGCGTCTCCGCGGGCTTGGTGGTGGCGCAGCCGGCGACGGACAGCGTGAGGAGGGCAGTGAGGATTCGGCGGTGCATGACTAGCGGGCCTCCTTGCCCGGGGCGGAAGACGGCGCGGCCTTGTTGGCGGGCGGCACCGCGTGAAGGACGACGCGGCCGTCGGGGCGCAGCACGTCGTTGGCGAACTGCTTCACCGACGCGGGCGTGACGTCCTGGTAGCGCGCCAGGTCCTGCGCGACGTAGCTGGGCTCGCCCACGAACTGGTTGTACGTCTGGAGCGTGTCGGACTTGCTGCCGGAGCCGCCCACGGCCTGCAGGCCCGCCAACTGGCGCGTGTCATAGCGGGTGCGCGCGCGGACAATCTCTTCCTGCGTGACGCCGTCCTTGCGGACCTCGTCCAGCACCGCGTCGATCTCCTTCTTCAGTTGATCCGTGGTGACGCCGGGCCGGGCCACCGCCTCGATGGAGAAGACGGACTGCGCGCCCTGGCTCTGCTGCACGGCCTCCACGCTCTGCGCCAGTTGCTTGTCCAGCACCAGCCGGCGGAACAGGCGGCTCGCGCGGCCCGTGCCCAGCGCGGTGGCGAGCACGTCCGCCGTCGCGTCCCCGGGCTTCAGGTACGGGGCGGTGAGCCAGGACATGGTGAGCAGGGGCAGCGTGGCCACCTTCTCGTCGTGGCGGATGACCGTCTCGCGCGCGACCTTCACCGGCTGCACGTCCGGGCGCTGGGGCTTGGGGCCCGAGGGCAGCGTGGCGAAGTACTTCTCCACCAGCGCCTTGGCCTTCGCGGGGTCGAAGTCGCCCACGATGGCGAGCGTCGCGTTGGCGGGCGCGTACCACTTGCGGAAGAACGCCTTCACGTCCTCCACCGTGGCCGCGTCCAGGTCCTTCATGGACCCGATCACGTTGCCGGAGTACGGGTGCGGCGCGGGGAACAGCGCCTGCCACGCCTTCTCCTGCGCTTCACCGTAGGGGGCCGTCTCCACGCCCTGACGGCGCTCGTTCTT comes from Corallococcus macrosporus and encodes:
- a CDS encoding M16 family metallopeptidase; its protein translation is MKALAAAALFVGLPALAQTPEAKPLEPGRENLAIPYEKYTLPNGMEVILSVDRKLPVVAVNVWYHVGAYDEQPGRTGFAHLFEHMMFQGSKHVPDDVHIGLLEQAGATDLNGTTSFDRTNYYETVPSNLLETALWLESDRMGFLLDAITEKSLQTQKEVVKNERRQGVETAPYGEAQEKAWQALFPAPHPYSGNVIGSMKDLDAATVEDVKAFFRKWYAPANATLAIVGDFDPAKAKALVEKYFATLPSGPKPQRPDVQPVKVARETVIRHDEKVATLPLLTMSWLTAPYLKPGDATADVLATALGTGRASRLFRRLVLDKQLAQSVEAVQQSQGAQSVFSIEAVARPGVTTDQLKKEIDAVLDEVRKDGVTQEEIVRARTRYDTRQLAGLQAVGGSGSKSDTLQTYNQFVGEPSYVAQDLARYQDVTPASVKQFANDVLRPDGRVVLHAVPPANKAAPSSAPGKEAR